In Flavobacterium sp. N1736, the following are encoded in one genomic region:
- a CDS encoding lipocalin-like domain-containing protein, with product MKKLKIIAILLLITHFAFAQKVEKTLLGSWKLISVENTNADGEKTFPYGMNPKGTLFFDNKGNYAIQIYKNERAKMVSGDKNKCTPEENAAIVQGSNSHFGKYEIDSLSKTILFKIETASFPNWEETEQKRSYDYKNNELEYIVVNTTQGGKSVTAKVIWRKL from the coding sequence ATGAAAAAACTAAAGATAATCGCAATACTGCTATTAATTACTCATTTTGCTTTTGCACAAAAAGTCGAAAAAACACTATTAGGTTCCTGGAAATTGATTTCTGTTGAAAACACAAATGCTGATGGTGAAAAAACATTTCCGTACGGAATGAATCCGAAAGGCACATTGTTTTTTGATAATAAAGGAAATTATGCCATTCAGATTTATAAGAATGAAAGAGCCAAAATGGTTTCGGGCGATAAGAACAAATGCACGCCCGAAGAAAATGCTGCTATTGTACAAGGAAGCAATTCACATTTTGGGAAATATGAAATTGATAGTCTTTCGAAAACCATTCTTTTTAAGATAGAAACAGCTTCATTTCCAAATTGGGAAGAGACGGAACAAAAACGATCTTATGATTACAAAAACAATGAACTGGAATATATTGTGGTGAACACGACACAGGGCGGAAAATCTGTTACGGCAAAAGTCATTTGGAGAAAGCTTTGA
- a CDS encoding AraC family transcriptional regulator → MTNKNLYLPFEVDVRELEQFPKTTRKNNFFELIYVVSGTGIQIINNNQFHYQAGNLFLVTPQDIHSFEVLTPTKFFFLRFNEYYIKTNPQNGMQETVQRMEYILQNASHRPGCILKNQVDKPLIASLIESIINEQTNQQIYHQKITEQIVNAIITIVARNIALKLPKNIKESTGETVLEILHYIQENIYNPKQLKANLISEHFNISLNYLGKYFKKQTGETLHDYIANYKLRLIEARLLNSDMRINEIADELHFSDESHLNKVFRKHKGMNPSEFRKKFCK, encoded by the coding sequence ATGACAAACAAAAACTTATATCTTCCTTTTGAAGTTGATGTTAGAGAACTTGAACAGTTTCCGAAAACAACGCGGAAGAATAATTTTTTTGAATTAATATATGTTGTCAGCGGAACAGGAATTCAGATTATCAACAATAATCAGTTTCATTATCAGGCAGGAAATTTATTTCTTGTTACGCCGCAAGACATACATTCGTTTGAAGTTTTAACGCCAACCAAATTCTTTTTTCTTCGTTTTAATGAATATTACATTAAAACAAATCCTCAAAACGGAATGCAGGAAACCGTGCAGCGTATGGAATATATTCTTCAAAATGCAAGTCATCGTCCCGGATGTATTTTGAAAAATCAAGTTGACAAACCATTGATCGCTTCACTTATTGAAAGTATAATAAATGAACAAACGAATCAGCAAATTTATCATCAAAAGATAACGGAACAAATTGTAAATGCTATTATTACAATTGTGGCGAGAAATATTGCTTTAAAATTGCCAAAGAATATTAAAGAAAGTACTGGCGAAACAGTGCTGGAAATACTGCATTATATTCAGGAAAATATTTATAATCCAAAGCAATTAAAAGCAAATCTCATTAGTGAACATTTTAATATTTCACTAAATTATCTCGGCAAGTATTTTAAGAAACAAACCGGAGAAACATTACACGATTATATTGCAAACTATAAATTAAGATTAATCGAAGCCCGACTTTTAAACAGTGATATGCGAATAAATGAAATTGCAGATGAACTCCATTTTTCTGACGAAAGTCATTTAAATAAAGTTTTCAGAAAACATAAAGGAATGAATCCTTCTGAGTTTAGGAAGAAGTTTTGTAAATGA
- a CDS encoding TonB-dependent receptor, which produces MKTMKNWLLTGLLFMIVSTAFSQGKITGTITDGALSLPGANAVVKGSTSAGTSDFDGKFTITTSATSGEIVVSYLGYETKTISFTVANGATTNLGEIVLKSNSNELSEIVVKSSTVDIAKDRKTPVAVSTIRAAEIQEKLGSQEFPEILKNTPSVYATKSGGGFGDSRINIRGFDQKNIAVMINGMPVNDMEGGTVYWSNWAGLSDVTSAMQVQRGLGSSKLAIASVGGTINILTKASDLKQGGSVATSFGNDNYIKSQVSYNTGRLSNGLSASILYSHTQGDGYIDGTAFNGDNYYIGLGYSTKDDKHQFQFTFTGAPQWHDQRSTFITLATYQKYGSLTDPNTKYNSDWGHLNGEDFNMKRNYYHKPVASLNWDYKINETSKLSTILYASFGRGGGATGAGAIQGNNYVSAGLRTADGLVDYDKIVAYNSGQPIQLAGSATTLTRTPIANGEYQNSSATTGTGAGISQISSINSHNWYGGIVNFDKKFGEHFTLDLGIDVRGYKGIHYQNINNLLGGDSYNANYIATGSTSNDINNQTRTLYQTYSTYPSWNPFKSVDGEQKINFYNDGVVNWYGGFTQLEYTNDRLTVFVQGAVSNQGFKRVDYFKYLSTDALSKTGFENILGGNVKGGANFNINEHHNVFFNTGYYSKQPFFNAVYPNNASLVNGNLTNEKIFGLEAGYGFRSGIFNANVNLYRTSWKDRYQRSTDGDATNPGGYYDFSGITEIHSGIEFEGTARIMQKLKINAMFSIGDWKYSGTSTSNRYDASNNPIGGGKPSTLYLDGVKVGDAAQTTASLGATYEILTRFNIDANYNYNDKLYSSITPGNFTDPNNKGSLELPSYGLFDAGLSYKLLVGKTKSNSVNFRLNVNNVFDKTYIAEGKTNIFADDVKTAAIPATPTTPAVPAVTYAQAGALYQGIATNNQVYFGFGRTWNFSLRYDF; this is translated from the coding sequence ATGAAGACAATGAAAAATTGGTTACTCACGGGACTATTGTTCATGATAGTTTCAACCGCATTTTCTCAAGGCAAAATTACCGGTACTATTACCGATGGTGCCCTTTCTTTACCTGGCGCTAACGCTGTAGTAAAAGGATCAACAAGCGCTGGCACGAGCGATTTTGATGGTAAATTTACTATTACAACTTCAGCTACTTCAGGAGAAATTGTTGTTTCTTATCTTGGATATGAAACAAAAACAATTTCATTTACTGTTGCAAATGGAGCAACAACAAATTTAGGCGAAATCGTTTTGAAATCTAATTCAAACGAATTGAGCGAAATTGTTGTTAAAAGTAGCACTGTAGATATTGCAAAAGACAGAAAAACTCCTGTTGCTGTTTCTACTATTAGAGCTGCCGAAATTCAAGAAAAATTAGGTTCTCAGGAATTCCCTGAAATCCTTAAAAATACACCTTCAGTATACGCTACTAAGTCTGGTGGTGGATTTGGAGACTCAAGAATCAACATTCGTGGTTTTGACCAAAAAAACATTGCCGTTATGATCAACGGTATGCCGGTTAATGATATGGAAGGTGGAACTGTTTACTGGAGTAACTGGGCTGGTCTTTCAGATGTAACTTCTGCTATGCAGGTACAAAGAGGTTTAGGATCTTCAAAATTAGCAATTGCTTCTGTTGGGGGTACAATCAACATCTTAACTAAAGCTTCTGATTTAAAACAAGGTGGATCTGTTGCTACTTCATTTGGTAATGACAACTATATTAAATCACAAGTTTCTTACAACACAGGAAGATTAAGCAATGGTTTATCTGCATCTATTTTATACAGCCACACTCAAGGTGATGGTTATATTGATGGAACTGCGTTTAACGGAGACAATTACTATATTGGTCTTGGTTATTCTACTAAAGATGACAAACACCAATTTCAATTTACATTTACAGGTGCGCCACAATGGCACGATCAAAGATCTACTTTCATCACACTTGCTACGTACCAAAAATACGGATCTCTTACTGACCCAAATACAAAATACAACTCTGATTGGGGTCATTTAAATGGAGAAGATTTCAACATGAAAAGAAACTACTACCACAAACCTGTAGCTTCTCTTAACTGGGATTATAAAATCAACGAAACTTCAAAATTATCTACTATTCTTTACGCTTCTTTCGGACGTGGAGGTGGAGCAACAGGAGCTGGTGCGATTCAAGGAAACAACTATGTTAGTGCAGGTTTAAGAACAGCTGACGGATTAGTTGATTATGACAAAATCGTTGCTTACAACTCTGGACAACCTATACAATTAGCTGGTTCTGCTACGACATTAACACGTACACCAATTGCAAATGGCGAATACCAAAATAGTTCTGCAACAACTGGAACTGGTGCTGGTATCTCTCAAATCTCATCAATCAACTCTCATAACTGGTATGGTGGTATTGTGAATTTTGACAAAAAATTCGGTGAGCACTTTACTTTAGATCTTGGTATCGATGTTAGAGGATACAAAGGTATTCACTACCAAAACATCAACAATCTTTTAGGTGGAGACAGCTATAATGCAAATTATATCGCAACTGGTTCTACAAGTAATGATATCAACAATCAAACCAGAACCTTATACCAAACTTATTCTACATACCCTTCTTGGAATCCTTTCAAAAGTGTAGATGGTGAGCAAAAAATTAACTTCTACAATGATGGTGTTGTAAACTGGTATGGTGGATTTACTCAATTAGAGTACACTAACGACAGATTAACTGTATTTGTTCAGGGAGCAGTTTCTAATCAAGGTTTCAAAAGAGTAGATTATTTTAAATATTTATCTACAGACGCTTTATCTAAAACAGGTTTTGAAAACATTCTTGGAGGAAACGTAAAAGGTGGAGCTAACTTTAACATTAATGAACACCACAACGTATTCTTTAATACAGGATATTATTCAAAACAACCATTCTTTAATGCAGTTTATCCAAACAACGCTTCTTTAGTAAATGGTAACTTAACAAATGAGAAAATCTTTGGTTTAGAAGCTGGTTACGGTTTCCGTTCTGGAATTTTCAATGCAAATGTGAACTTATACCGTACTTCTTGGAAAGACAGATACCAAAGATCTACTGACGGTGATGCAACAAACCCTGGAGGTTACTATGATTTCTCTGGAATTACTGAAATTCACTCAGGAATTGAATTTGAAGGAACTGCAAGAATTATGCAAAAACTTAAAATTAATGCAATGTTCTCTATTGGAGACTGGAAATATAGCGGAACAAGTACAAGTAACCGTTATGATGCATCAAACAACCCTATTGGAGGTGGTAAACCATCAACTCTTTATTTAGATGGAGTAAAAGTAGGTGATGCTGCTCAAACAACTGCTTCATTAGGTGCAACATACGAAATATTAACTCGTTTTAATATTGACGCAAATTACAACTATAATGACAAATTATACTCGTCTATTACTCCAGGAAACTTTACTGATCCAAACAATAAAGGTTCATTAGAATTACCTTCTTACGGTTTATTTGACGCAGGTCTTTCATACAAATTATTAGTTGGTAAAACTAAAAGCAATTCTGTAAACTTCAGATTAAATGTAAATAACGTTTTTGATAAAACTTATATCGCTGAAGGTAAAACAAACATCTTTGCTGATGACGTTAAAACAGCTGCAATTCCAGCAACTCCAACAACTCCAGCAGTTCCAGCTGTAACTTATGCACAAGCAGGAGCGCTTTACCAAGGTATTGCAACTAATAACCAGGTATACTTCGGATTTGGAAGAACTTGGAACTTTAGCTTACGTTATGATTTCTAA
- a CDS encoding DinB family protein: MNPVFEVQKTIREILLKVLDNHSLEQLNKIPDGFSNNLIWNIAHCISSQQVLIYKLSGLTPIVSEEFIAKYRKGTKPEGDVSQAEVDEIRVLLSTTVDQVQKDFAANVFVHYTEYATSLGYTLKNVDGALNYNNYHEGIHTGVIMSIRKFV, translated from the coding sequence ATGAATCCAGTTTTTGAAGTACAAAAAACGATTAGAGAAATTCTGTTAAAAGTTTTAGACAATCATTCATTAGAGCAGCTAAATAAAATTCCGGATGGATTTAGCAATAATTTAATTTGGAATATTGCGCATTGTATATCCTCGCAACAAGTTTTAATTTATAAATTATCTGGTTTGACGCCAATAGTTTCAGAAGAATTTATTGCAAAATACAGAAAAGGAACAAAGCCGGAAGGAGATGTTTCGCAAGCAGAAGTCGATGAAATTCGGGTTTTACTTTCTACGACTGTAGATCAGGTACAAAAAGATTTTGCTGCTAATGTTTTTGTTCATTATACTGAATATGCAACAAGTTTAGGTTATACGCTTAAAAACGTTGACGGAGCTTTAAACTATAATAATTACCATGAAGGAATTCATACGGGAGTTATTATGAGTATTAGAAAGTTTGTTTAA
- a CDS encoding tryptophan 2,3-dioxygenase family protein, which yields MNTTDTSESLLKEIDLKFQAINQKTDVQLEGLLWSKPITYWDYIQTDALLNLQIQRTTLPDEMVFIMYHQVNELIFKMILWEIDQIAETQNIQVDFFGERLSRITRYFDMLTNSFSIMENGMEIDQYMKFRNTLTPASGFQSAQYRLIEFASTDVINLTDRRYKADFDENTDLETSFEHLYWQAAGKDYQTGKKSYLLQEFENKYKDQFLRQMSSFKTKNIWQKFTQLPETDQQNPELIKAMRHYDETVNITWVMQHLNTARKYILESGKGNGEATGGSDWQKYMHPKFQRRIFFPKLWTEEELSNWGNEATV from the coding sequence ATGAATACCACAGATACTTCTGAATCACTTTTAAAAGAAATTGATCTTAAATTTCAAGCTATAAATCAAAAAACAGATGTTCAGCTTGAAGGTTTACTTTGGTCAAAACCAATTACTTATTGGGATTATATTCAGACTGATGCACTTTTAAATCTACAAATTCAACGCACAACGCTTCCTGATGAAATGGTTTTTATCATGTATCATCAGGTAAACGAATTAATTTTTAAAATGATTTTATGGGAAATCGATCAAATTGCCGAAACGCAAAATATTCAGGTTGATTTTTTCGGCGAAAGATTATCAAGAATTACCCGTTATTTTGATATGCTTACGAATTCATTCAGTATCATGGAAAACGGAATGGAGATTGATCAGTACATGAAATTCAGAAATACTTTAACTCCTGCAAGTGGTTTTCAAAGTGCACAATATCGATTAATTGAATTTGCATCGACAGATGTTATCAATTTAACAGACCGCAGATACAAAGCAGACTTTGATGAAAACACAGATCTTGAAACCAGCTTTGAACATTTGTATTGGCAGGCTGCCGGAAAAGATTATCAAACAGGAAAAAAATCATATTTGCTTCAGGAATTTGAAAACAAATATAAAGACCAGTTTTTACGTCAAATGTCATCTTTTAAGACAAAAAATATCTGGCAAAAATTCACTCAATTACCAGAAACAGACCAGCAAAATCCTGAATTAATTAAGGCAATGCGCCATTACGATGAAACGGTAAATATTACCTGGGTAATGCAGCACCTTAATACTGCAAGAAAATACATACTGGAAAGCGGAAAAGGCAATGGCGAAGCTACAGGTGGAAGTGACTGGCAAAAATATATGCATCCAAAATTTCAAAGACGCATCTTTTTTCCTAAATTGTGGACCGAAGAAGAATTGTCCAATTGGGGAAATGAAGCTACTGTTTAA
- the pgi gene encoding glucose-6-phosphate isomerase, which translates to MALNTTNPTGTEAWKNLQNHYNAIHETTIQELFQQDNARVEKFNLQWNDFLVDYSKNNISQETISLLLELANSIGLKNAIADYFGGAIINQTENRAVLHTALRAPESAVIKVDGENVIPEVYEVKNKIKKFTSEVISGERKGFTGKTFTDIVNIGIGGSDLGPVMAVEALQFYKNHLNVHFVSNVDGDHVNEVIKKLNPETTLFLIVSKTFTTQETLSNSETIKEWFLKSASKEDIAKHFVAVSTNIQKVTEFGINPDNVFPMWDWVGGRFSLWSAVGLSIALAIGFDNYNDLLKGANEMDEHFKTSEFDENIPVILALLSVWYNNFFGAESEALIPYTQYLQKLAPYLQQATMESNGKSVGRDGKPVNYQTGTIIWGEPGTNSQHAFFQLIHQGTKLIPTDFIGFVKPLYGNEDHHDKLMSNFFAQTEALMNGKTGAQVQAEFDKQGLSAEKASYLLPFKVFTGNKPTNTILIQKLTPKSLGSLIALYEHKIFVQGIIWNIFSYDQWGVELGKQLANSILEEINTKTVKTHDSSTSFLLTHFLRNK; encoded by the coding sequence ATGGCTTTAAACACTACAAACCCAACCGGGACTGAAGCGTGGAAAAATCTGCAAAACCACTATAACGCAATTCACGAAACTACGATACAAGAATTATTTCAGCAGGATAATGCCCGCGTTGAGAAATTCAATTTACAATGGAATGATTTTTTAGTTGATTATTCTAAAAACAATATTAGTCAGGAAACTATTTCGCTTTTATTAGAATTGGCGAATTCAATTGGCTTAAAAAATGCAATCGCTGACTATTTTGGCGGAGCAATTATCAACCAAACAGAGAACAGAGCGGTTTTACATACGGCTTTGCGCGCACCGGAATCGGCAGTTATTAAAGTTGATGGCGAAAATGTAATTCCGGAAGTTTATGAGGTAAAAAATAAAATCAAGAAATTTACAAGCGAAGTTATTTCGGGAGAAAGAAAAGGTTTTACCGGAAAAACATTTACTGATATTGTCAATATTGGTATTGGAGGTTCAGATCTTGGTCCGGTTATGGCGGTTGAAGCTTTACAATTTTACAAAAATCATTTAAATGTTCACTTTGTTTCCAATGTTGATGGCGATCACGTAAATGAAGTAATCAAAAAACTGAATCCTGAAACGACTTTATTTTTAATTGTTTCTAAAACTTTTACAACTCAGGAAACACTATCAAATTCTGAAACTATAAAAGAGTGGTTTTTAAAATCGGCTTCGAAAGAAGATATTGCGAAACATTTTGTGGCTGTTTCGACAAACATTCAAAAAGTAACTGAATTTGGAATTAATCCTGACAATGTTTTCCCAATGTGGGATTGGGTTGGAGGAAGATTTTCTTTATGGAGCGCTGTTGGTTTAAGCATTGCTTTGGCAATTGGTTTTGATAATTATAATGATTTATTGAAAGGTGCCAATGAAATGGACGAGCATTTTAAAACGTCAGAATTTGATGAAAACATTCCTGTAATTTTAGCTTTGTTAAGCGTTTGGTACAACAATTTCTTTGGTGCCGAAAGTGAAGCTTTGATTCCGTACACACAATATTTACAAAAATTAGCTCCGTATTTGCAACAGGCGACGATGGAAAGCAACGGTAAAAGTGTTGGCCGTGACGGAAAACCGGTTAACTATCAAACGGGAACTATTATTTGGGGTGAACCGGGAACAAATTCGCAACATGCTTTTTTCCAATTGATTCATCAGGGAACAAAATTGATTCCGACTGATTTTATTGGATTCGTAAAACCTTTATATGGAAACGAAGATCATCATGACAAATTGATGTCGAACTTTTTTGCTCAAACCGAAGCTTTAATGAACGGAAAAACAGGAGCACAAGTTCAGGCAGAATTTGACAAACAAGGACTTTCTGCAGAAAAAGCTTCTTACTTATTGCCTTTTAAGGTTTTCACCGGAAACAAACCAACGAATACAATCCTAATCCAAAAGTTAACGCCTAAATCTCTAGGTTCATTAATTGCTTTATACGAACATAAGATTTTTGTTCAGGGAATTATCTGGAATATATTTAGTTATGATCAATGGGGAGTAGAATTAGGAAAACAATTGGCAAATTCTATTTTAGAGGAGATAAATACTAAAACAGTAAAAACTCACGATAGCTCAACATCCTTTTTATTGACTCATTTTTTGAGAAATAAATAA
- a CDS encoding septal ring lytic transglycosylase RlpA family protein codes for MRIKKNIKTSLFAVTFLSCFTYIISQSKQAIEQPKIVQDTLKTKSVLQPTQIDSIFIDKGLKLRPYKKNAHASYYADKFTGRKTADGSRFDNNKYTAAHKKLPFGTKIKVTNEANGKFVIVRITDRGPFVKTRELDLSKRAFMEITKSKGAGAMKVTIETIIE; via the coding sequence ATGAGAATTAAAAAAAACATTAAAACCTCACTATTCGCAGTTACATTTTTAAGTTGTTTTACTTATATAATCAGTCAAAGCAAACAAGCGATAGAACAGCCTAAAATCGTTCAGGACACATTAAAAACCAAGTCAGTTTTGCAACCTACACAAATTGACTCTATTTTTATTGATAAAGGCTTAAAATTAAGACCCTACAAGAAAAATGCACACGCATCGTACTATGCTGATAAATTTACCGGAAGAAAAACAGCAGACGGAAGCAGGTTCGATAATAACAAATATACCGCAGCACACAAAAAACTTCCCTTTGGAACAAAAATAAAAGTGACCAATGAAGCAAACGGAAAATTTGTAATCGTAAGAATCACAGATCGTGGCCCATTTGTAAAAACACGTGAATTAGATCTTTCAAAAAGAGCTTTTATGGAAATTACCAAAAGCAAAGGCGCAGGCGCAATGAAAGTGACAATAGAAACTATAATAGAATAA
- a CDS encoding short chain dehydrogenase, with protein MKILLIGANGEIGKILKPEFAKNHEIISAGRTSGDYNVNIADRNSIEKLFEQIGNIDACICVAGDCYTGDLLSLDEEKLNIGIQNKLLAQINLVLIGQKFLNENGSFTLTSGKMGDKPVKNNSAKAIVNGGINSFVLAASLELERGIRINAISPAKVADIPIQELTNAYLKSVESSINGEIIKVNY; from the coding sequence ATGAAAATACTTTTAATTGGAGCAAATGGCGAAATTGGGAAAATACTAAAACCTGAATTTGCCAAAAATCATGAAATTATTTCCGCCGGAAGAACGAGCGGAGATTACAATGTAAATATTGCCGACAGAAATTCTATTGAGAAATTGTTTGAGCAAATTGGAAACATTGACGCCTGTATTTGTGTTGCTGGAGATTGTTACACGGGAGATTTACTTTCGCTTGACGAAGAAAAATTAAACATTGGAATTCAAAACAAATTATTGGCGCAGATAAATCTCGTTTTAATCGGACAAAAATTTCTAAATGAAAATGGGTCTTTCACTTTAACATCGGGAAAAATGGGAGACAAACCGGTAAAAAACAATTCGGCGAAAGCAATCGTAAATGGCGGAATCAACAGTTTTGTTCTTGCAGCATCTCTGGAACTGGAAAGAGGAATTCGAATTAACGCCATAAGTCCGGCGAAAGTTGCAGACATTCCAATTCAAGAATTAACCAATGCTTATTTAAAAAGTGTTGAAAGTTCAATAAACGGAGAAATTATCAAAGTAAACTATTAA
- a CDS encoding M23 family metallopeptidase, translated as MKKAFVIIIVLFSIFSCNKTAEKVETKISKPKTKKVEFGFNYADFNVLHDTIKKGDSFGSIFQSQNIGDKKVYDIVEQVKDSFDVRTIRYNKPYTILRSKNKTNNLEVFIYQPDALTYYVIDVRDSIAKAYKKVKPVTFKRKIIGGVLKSSLSETLGNESVETALANRITKVFSWSIDFFKLKKGDRYGLIFTERFINGKDYDGVEDLEAAFFEYKGKIIYAFPFEKDTLSGKIEYYDDEGKTLKNFFLKTPIKFSRITSRFTMNRFHPVQHTWKAHKGTDYAAPTGTPISTTASGVVEATGYTAGNGNFVKVKHNATYSTQYLHMSRILVKRGQRVTQGQKIGLVGSTGLASGPHVCYRFWKNGVQVDALRLNLPTGESLTGNDKTRFLKQMEPLKRELDSIGNL; from the coding sequence TTGAAAAAAGCATTCGTAATTATTATAGTATTATTTTCAATATTTTCATGTAATAAAACCGCTGAAAAGGTAGAAACTAAAATTAGCAAACCAAAAACTAAAAAAGTAGAATTTGGTTTTAATTACGCTGACTTTAATGTTCTTCACGATACTATTAAAAAAGGCGATTCATTTGGATCTATTTTTCAAAGTCAGAATATTGGAGACAAAAAAGTGTATGATATTGTCGAGCAGGTAAAAGATTCTTTTGATGTTAGAACAATTCGATACAACAAACCGTATACAATTCTTCGATCTAAAAATAAAACCAACAACTTAGAAGTTTTTATTTATCAGCCTGATGCTTTAACGTATTATGTTATTGATGTTAGAGATAGTATCGCAAAGGCTTACAAAAAAGTAAAACCGGTTACTTTTAAACGTAAAATAATTGGCGGTGTTTTAAAAAGTTCGTTATCTGAAACTTTAGGAAACGAAAGTGTTGAAACAGCTCTTGCCAACAGAATTACAAAAGTATTTTCATGGTCTATTGACTTTTTTAAACTAAAAAAAGGAGATCGTTACGGATTAATTTTCACGGAACGTTTTATAAACGGAAAAGATTATGACGGCGTTGAAGATCTTGAAGCTGCATTTTTTGAATATAAAGGAAAAATTATTTATGCTTTTCCTTTTGAAAAAGATACACTTTCAGGAAAAATAGAATATTATGATGACGAAGGAAAAACGCTGAAAAACTTCTTCTTAAAAACTCCAATCAAATTTAGCAGAATCACTTCACGATTTACGATGAACAGATTTCATCCGGTGCAACATACCTGGAAAGCACACAAAGGAACAGATTATGCTGCTCCAACCGGAACGCCAATTTCTACAACTGCATCAGGAGTTGTTGAAGCCACTGGTTATACGGCAGGAAACGGAAACTTTGTAAAAGTAAAACACAACGCCACCTACTCTACTCAATATTTACACATGTCGCGAATTTTAGTAAAACGCGGACAACGTGTTACACAAGGACAAAAAATAGGATTGGTTGGAAGTACAGGTTTAGCTTCCGGTCCACACGTTTGTTATCGTTTCTGGAAAAACGGAGTTCAGGTTGATGCGCTTCGACTGAATCTTCCAACGGGAGAATCTTTAACAGGAAATGACAAAACTCGTTTCTTAAAACAAATGGAACCTTTAAAAAGAGAATTGGATAGTATTGGGAATTTATAA
- a CDS encoding arsenate reductase family protein, producing MNKIYYLASCDTCRKIIKSLPKDNDLVFHDIKQNPITEAELDEMYQLAGSYEALFSKKAQLYKSMDLKNKNLTEADFKKYILEHYTFISRPVFIIDEKIYIGNTQPVTLQVMKALS from the coding sequence ATGAACAAAATATATTACTTAGCTTCTTGCGATACTTGTCGAAAAATTATCAAAAGCTTACCAAAAGATAATGATTTGGTTTTTCACGACATCAAACAAAATCCAATTACAGAAGCTGAACTTGACGAAATGTATCAGCTTGCGGGCAGTTATGAAGCGTTATTCAGCAAAAAAGCGCAGTTGTATAAATCAATGGATTTAAAAAACAAAAACTTAACCGAAGCAGATTTTAAAAAATACATCTTAGAACATTATACCTTTATAAGCCGTCCGGTTTTTATTATTGATGAAAAAATTTATATTGGCAATACGCAGCCTGTCACTTTGCAGGTCATGAAAGCTTTATCTTAA
- a CDS encoding YicC/YloC family endoribonuclease, translating to MIQSMTGFGKASLQLPTKKITVEVKSLNSKGLDLNVRMPSLYREMELGLRTFISTKLERGKIDFAIYIESTAEQTSTKVNVPVVKNYIAQLREVYQDADETELMKMAVRMPDTLKTEREEIDENDWEQIQVIIEEAIQNILNFRKDEGESLEKEFNLRIGNIRQYMNDALALDPERVQAIKDRLQTAISELKVNVDENRFEQELIYYLEKLDITEEKVRLTNHLDYFLETIKGTEANGRKLGFITQEMGREINTMGSKSNHAQMQKLVVMMKDELEKIKEQVLNVL from the coding sequence ATGATACAATCTATGACAGGGTTTGGCAAAGCTTCTTTGCAATTGCCTACAAAAAAAATTACCGTCGAAGTAAAATCCTTAAATAGTAAAGGTTTAGATTTAAACGTAAGAATGCCGTCGCTTTATCGCGAAATGGAATTAGGTTTGCGAACTTTTATTTCTACAAAACTTGAAAGAGGAAAAATTGATTTTGCGATTTACATCGAAAGTACTGCCGAACAAACTTCGACTAAAGTAAATGTTCCTGTTGTAAAAAACTATATTGCTCAATTAAGAGAAGTATATCAGGATGCTGATGAAACTGAATTAATGAAAATGGCCGTTCGTATGCCGGATACATTAAAAACAGAACGTGAGGAAATCGATGAAAATGACTGGGAACAAATTCAGGTTATTATCGAAGAAGCCATTCAAAACATCTTAAACTTCAGAAAAGATGAAGGAGAATCTCTTGAAAAAGAATTCAACCTGAGAATTGGAAATATCCGTCAATATATGAATGATGCTTTGGCACTTGATCCGGAACGTGTTCAGGCTATCAAAGACCGTTTGCAAACTGCAATATCTGAATTGAAAGTTAATGTTGATGAAAATCGTTTCGAACAGGAATTGATTTATTATTTAGAAAAACTGGATATTACAGAAGAAAAAGTTCGCTTGACGAATCATTTAGATTATTTTTTAGAAACCATAAAAGGTACAGAAGCTAATGGTAGAAAATTAGGTTTTATTACTCAGGAAATGGGAAGAGAAATCAATACAATGGGTTCAAAATCAAATCATGCCCAAATGCAAAAATTGGTTGTGATGATGAAAGATGAATTGGAGAAGATTAAGGAACAGGTTTTGAATGTACTTTAA